ttgctggGAAATCAACAAATACCGGGATAAGAATATATACGGAGTGATCTACATTGCAGACAAGTTATATTCTTCACTCAATGCAGTACACATACATCACCAGATGAGATCAGGAGGGTTTACGCTTTTTTTCCCATGAATATCGTGAAATTTTGACACCACATGAAATTAAAGTAGATTCGAAGTGAAATTTCAAATGGTATCGAGAATGCAAAtttcaaacaataaaaattGATCAAACTTTGCCGTAATTTGATGAAAAATGTCATACCGTTAATTTGGGTTGAAATCCAACACTCAGTCGAAAAGATGAACCCTCATAACAGGTAGTGGAGTATTTGCACAGAGAAGCAGGCTTGCACGCATGCATGAGTAGCCCATACTGTTTAACCGAGAGAGATgtgttttaatttaattttgctATCTATTGACTGGAGCATCTGTATTCTGAAAGTTGCTGCATTATTGCTACCCTGGATATATTCTATTCTACTGTTGAAGTATTTCAGATAAGAGTAGTTTTTTAGATAAGTGTAGTTATCCAGAAAATGTTAGACATTGTGGTCCATAAACACTACAGTAAATTGTTCGATTTGAGTCCACGACAACGAAATAAAGTATGGCTGCACATGTATGGTCAGGATTACTGAACAAGAATGGGGCAGCCATATCCATTAAGCTAGGCTTGATCTGTTTGATGTTGAGTCGTTCGTACACCAGTGTTAAGACATGAAGTTAGCACACATTAATACTATGGGCTAATTTGAAATAGATTATTTGCTAGATTATTACCACGGACtaattatctacttgattataggaatagattaaatatttaaataaataaacttaacataTATCTTAGAATAAGTGGTCtgagcaagtttttttttttttttttttttttttttttttttttttttttacaaaacataCTTTATATGTGTGGAGCAAATAATCGGTGTTAATAATATGGTGAAGTATctgaaaagaaatataaaaagtaTAGCATCTCTTGATACATTTTCAAAGGTtttatggatgaaaaattaaatATCTGTCATCAAAATAATGTAGTCTACAAACAGTTCAAGACAGTATAttatatttgaccatttgtgTATGACACTGTCCTATCCATCATCTATGAGATCATCACTTCCACCTTCTCAGAATACAAACAAGATTACTTCAACTTTTCAAGTCATACTTCCAAAAATACAAAAAAGGTGTAGGACAAATCTCAATTCAAGATGAACTGTTCATTCGCATTTTGCTTTGGAACTGCAATAGGTTGCACCCTTTCTTTTCATCATTTCCTTGCAGTTTCAGTGCACCAAGCAGGGGGCTTATATCTGCATTCATGCATAGGCGCAAGACCATATCAAATTCATCCAAATTCTTTGCTATCCTCCAATTTGAATCGATCTGTACATGGAGTTCATCGAATTTAATTCCGCCCTCATCACCTTCATTTGCGTCTTGAATAACTCTAATTAACACTGCAACAAGAAGagcatcatcatcattcaacaacaaaatttgATCTGATGATTATCTATCAAAACACAAATTCAACATACTTGAGACATATCgagaggtaccaaaatttttagtgcAAATTTGGTATGTCTTACCACAGGAGATATTAAGAtgtatcaaattttatataaataaatagagaaaTTTCATGATCCTTAAAAAAATACCTCGAAgtacctaaattttatactaaattttttgaTACATCAAGCTACTTAGTATATataggtaccaaattttagatAAAAAACATGGGTACTTtttaaggatggtaaaattttACGGAAAAATATGGTACCTTCGGTAAATCCTGAAAGTCACTCCTATCAAAATAAAGGAAACAGATCGCCTGATTTATATAGTTTGCAGTTGTGCcattgacatatgggccccactttggtatggcccacatgtcaatggcaTAACTGCAATCTGCACAAAGGGTGcgtttgaggagaaggagataaAAAAGATTagaaagatacgtaaaacgatatgagccattagcacatgattaattgagtataaactattttaaacttcaaaaatggattaatatgattttttaaagcaactttcgtatataattttttttttaaaaaaacacaccatttagtagttcgggaagcgtgcgtgCAGAAAACGAAACTAACTCACACACTCCTCCTGCCGAACGCTCCCAAAGTCAGGGAAGtctcgtcccaaaataaatgtgGCCATGATCTTGAAAattgccataaaaaaaattcttcagtAATTAGGACGGTTTGCTTACAGTCAGTTTCAGGAGTCGGCGCGCGAGCGCATGCtgccggtggccgccggcgccacggcggcggagccCATGGCCTGCCGGTCGGCGGCGCGCCTCCGGACACACCGGTACGAGCACGTGGCGACCCAGAACGCCCACGGGAGCGCGACGAGCGCCAGCCCGACGGCGGGGAGCCAGTGCGGCGCCTCGTGCGGCGGCAGCACCACGTAGCCGGCGAggcacccgccgccggcgagcacggaGAGGAGTAGCAGCGCCGTCACCATCCACACGCACGCGCTCCCGCCCGgccgctcctccccctcctgcatcggcggcgccatcgatatcggcggcggcgaaagaGGATCACCACActaggcggcgacggcggcctcggcggcggcgcgggtcaAGAACAAGGACGAGGCGGCGTGCATGGCAATGGTGGGGCCAACCGCCTCTCTCTCTGGACttgtgttcttgttcttgttcttggatTTTgatagattgaaaaaaaatgtgccaAAAAAGTTTTGATACTGTTATGTTGTTTGGGTTTTGTGGATGTTGGAGGAGGAGAAACAATGGTGACCCAAATTTGAAGCAGAGGTGCAGAGGAAATTGCGGGGAGTTAATAATAGCTTGGTAATAAAATTCCATTTAAAAAACTAAAGCAGCGTGTCCTAATTCCATGCAGAAACATGCAAAAACTGGCAAAGATAACAAAACATGCAAAATCTGTAAAATACCAGGTAGCTTTATACGGTATTCACATTAAGATTAAGGCCCTTTTTAGAAAGAAGTAATTTTACAGGATTTTCGTAGTAATTTGTTCAGTTCTTGCAAAGTTCTTTCGAAAATCTTCCAATCCAAAGGAGGCCAGAAGTGTTCACCGGGTGTGCATTCTCAGTTTTGGGGGGAATATGTTGGGGCACTGcacttctgaaaaaaaaaaatctactgaaACAAACTTTAAGTTCAAACATAAAGTTTAGGAAAGATATCCCATGATAATAGATTTCTGAAGGTTGTGTTGCTCACTTTAAATTGCTTAGGTATGGTTTTCATCATCTGTGCAatcaaatatagaaaaaaaataaaattcgagaattttcaaaaaaaaaggggtaaaTATTACGTTCCACTGCAGAGTAGGCTGTTCAtgatctgaacttctgaagatACAAACATATAAAAACAGTCAACTTAACAGTGCTTTACATTTACACAATCTCCCCTGCACAATCCACACCAAACCAAAAGcagaaagagaaacaaaaaccaaatctaaaaaataaaaacaaatttgcTCATCCAAATTGCACACAAAGCAGCCACAACCATGAGCAGGTTGATGagatcacacacacacagagtgTGATGACGTCAGCCCAGAACACTGTAAAGATCGCCATTATTGCCGTAGAAGCCATCGTCGCCCTTGTCCTTGGTGCTCTTCCTCTTGGAGAAGATGATGTCGCCGATGAGAGGCACGATGGGCTTCACcttcctcgccttcctcctcctcccgaccagctcgccgtcgtccaccTCGCCGAGGCTCAGCGCGTGGCTGAACGACGGCAGGTACTCGCACGACGTCGCGCGCGACACGGCCGCCctgtcgccgacgacgccgccccACCGCTCGCTCCTGaacgtcgccaccgccgacgacacGTCGGTCTCGCCGCCGatgctgcgccgcgccgccgccgccgccgccgccgccgtgtcgccggcctccatctccgccagCTTCGAGAGGCCGCGGTGGAGCTGCGCGTTGAGCGACGCCACGGCCATCTCCATCTCGCTCCCCCGCTTCTTCAGCTGCGCCACCTCCTGCCTCGtctccgccacctccgcctccagcCTCTTGACGGACCgcatcatcgccgccgtcacctcctCGTCGACCActccgccgtcgcgctcgtcgtcggcgtcggcgccgtcgttcggcggcggcggcgacgactgcggcgaggacggcgcccAGTACATCATCGGCACGACGGCCGGCGCGgcatcctcctccacctcaggctcAGCTTCCATGGCATCCGGAGAAGAAACAGTAGCATCACTACCGCTGCTAGCTTCATGCTTGGCAATGGCGATGTCAACAACGGCAGCAGtggcattgccattgccattgctgGGTCGCCGGGAgtggccgtcgccgacgaggatgCGCTCGCCGAAGACGGCGACGGCCTCCCTGACGGACCGGAAAGGGCGTGCCGTGTCGACCTCGACACGGTcggtggccatggcgatggAGAAGCACAGCAAGCAGCAACAcgaggatcgatcgatcgatcgaacgttCTTGGCTGCAAGCAACATGCAGAATCGCTTGGAGGATTATATGAAGGCAAAGATCAGTGGATCATCACTTGGCTGCAGGTAGTTTCTTTGCTTCCACTTCAGTAGCACACTGGCCACCAGCAACTAGTTTTCCCAATAGCAACAAGCAAGAGGAGTGACTTGCCACCTAAAAGAAGTCAGATAAAACTCCCAAGCTAACCTCATCTGTATGtaggagtggagctgaagcagGGATGCTTTCTGACCACTCTTGCGGCCCAATCATTTGGCTGGAAtcgacatatttgcaaacaaaaaataaatttatgaataaaaattttatatacgtgttcttagcgatctaaaagcaaagactgaaaaataaacttcaatggaAAAACCCCcaaatcagcttcaaatttaaggttgaaaattcaaattttggctaataagtataagcataagcaaaaaGATGAGCCGTTGGTAGGCATGCAATGCAGGCAGGGTATGCATGCTATTCATAATTCTGATGCTGGAAACTCTTGATGAACCGAAAACAATCAATGAAATCCAGACAAATCTTAtcgaaaatttaaaatttagttttggACATGACCAGAAAAACGAGTGGTCTATAGTTTCAATCCGATCCGAAAAGTCTGGATTTTACGAAATTTGGTCCGGTTTCCACCGGATTGTAAACCCTATTAACAGCAGCATGAAGCAGAACAGAACAGAAATTCTGGTGCCATGGGGGTGGTTGGGACTAGGGAGAAATCATAGTTTTTTTCAGTTGGGGCATGCAGTTCTGGGAGTGGACAAGAAAGGGACCTTGTAATAAACATCCCTTGTTGTTATGGCGATTGGAGACATAATTCTAAGATGAAACACCATAAATGCGTATCGGTAGGAAAGTAACACAAAAAACAGAAGCAAATCAAATCACACAAAGCAAAAGGATGACCTAGTCCTTATAGTAGCctcaaatttgattaaattttgtagaaaaaagtagtaacaattttaacccaagacaaatacTCAATTAtcgatttaatgaaactaatttggtgttgtaaatattactatatttgacTACAAACCGAGTCAaacaaacttaaagtagtttgacttttaccaaaatcaaaacgacatagggtgtatttagttctctgggtgtaaagtttttaaagtatacagacatacatttgaagtattaaacatagactaataacaaaacaaattacagaaacgaatttattaagcataattattccatcattagcaaatatttattgtagcaccacattgtcaaatcatggcgtaattaggctcaaaagattcatctcgcaatttacatgcaaactgtgcaattggttttttccgTCCACATTTattgctccatgcatgtgcccaaacatttaatgtgacgtttttggccaaaatcTTTTGTAATCTAAACAAAGCcttataatctaaaacagagagagtatattaCCACTTGAACTATTCCCACCAGTCAAGAATATATAGAGCATATTATCTACTCAAATGAGTAAATTACATTGCTGATACACAAATTTAGATTCATGAGTAAATTACATTGCTGATACACAAATTTGGATTCATGAGTAAATTACATTGCTGATACACAAATTTGGATTCAGACAGCAGTGGCACTCCGAAACGGTCTCGTACGTGCGCGGACAGCTCACACAtctatacctacttaaaaaatacgtaAGACTTCCGATCGCCCGTTTCGTCCGTCGTCATCGTGTGAGTCCGAGTCCGTCTTTAATAAAAAATCCCCAAGCATATCAGCCTTCCAACCCCTTTGACCCAAATTCCCAAAATAcatgaatcacaaaatcactcaaTTGCCATCCCAAATCAAAACCAAGAATCCCCACaaaatcaacatcccaaatcGAAAATAGAATCCAAATCCTCACCCTAGCCGTCCCCCGGAGCCACCCTCCTCGTGGtcgccgttgtcgccgccgtcgtcaccgttgtccgccgccgtcgtcgttgtcgtcgtcggcaTAACCGCCTTCCGCCGCGACCGGCtcccgagcccgccgccgttcccggcCGCGTTGCCACACTGGGGAAGGGGAGCGGCAGATGCCGAGCCCACATGCAGTCGCCGTCgatgccaccaccaccgtcagATCCGCCtcgggagggaggcgagaggggtCGAAGGGaggtgccgccgccggatctgtcCTCAGCCGCCACTACCGCGGCCGGATCTACCCACGGtcgctgccgacgccgccgttgtcggATCCGTCACGCGAGGGAGGCGAGAGAGGGGGGAGCGGTGCCGCCGGGGAGGGACAGGGGGAtggtgagggggagggggagcggcgctgccggggagggggagaggtgccgccggagagggggaggaggagcggcagagggggagaggtggcaccactgagagagagagagagggagggaggggaaatgTTTTTATGATTAGGGTTTGGATCTttgaacttttatataggtcGCGATCAATCAGGACCGTCCATCAGATTGGACGGCTCAGCTTCTCTCGCGTTCCTAGGCCGCCCACACTATTGGGCCGCTTGTAAtctcctcacagaataagtttactttatgTCCCTAAAGTTGTCCCCGAAAATGTTCTCAGGCCGCCCACACTATAGGCCACCTCATGGGCCGTGTGTAcgcacggaataagttcacttgaggtcccttaaattgaatttttttatttcactaGAAAACATGCCCGTGTGTTGCCACGggtgaatgttattttaatcttattattgttatacggtttagctagtaTGAATTTTACTTTGGAATTCGCTTAggtattttttaagaaaatcatgaacTGCAATTAAGAGTATGACTTtcatcttaagttagcatgcaagttttttaaaagggatttcttatacgacatctttaatatttctaagcaaacgaatttaaaatttgactcaaacacggatctgtattttcaaaagcgaacggaCTAAAAAACTGACTCCAATACGGgtgacataccaaaataccagcaaaaacatgTTAAATTTTTCATCATTTCTGCCCAATTGTGATATGTAGTTTaggattttaatttatttcaatGAATGTTATTTAcaacccgttgcaacgcacggtcATTTTCTTAATAAGAGGAGGTGATAAAATGTATAAAAACATAGTAGGaaatttaatatgaattttcaaaCATATGGATGTACtttcaaaaaatataatcagtttaggagagaaaaaaattggagaGGATAAGCATCATTAGTGATAAAGTGTAGAAAAACACGGTAGGAAATTACATATGTTTCTGGTTTAGTATTAATTTCAAACATATGGAcatacttttcaaaaaaaataataataagaggAGGTGATAAAGTGTAGAAAAACACAAtagtaaattacatatattgctggtttaatatgaatttcaaaatatggatAAGAGGAGGTGATAAAGTGTAGAAAAACACAAtagtaaattacatatattgctggtttaatatgaatttcaaaatatgggtgtacttttgaaaaaaaatataatctgctttggagagaaaaagaaaaaattatatggacatacttttaaaaaataataataataagaggaGATGATAA
The nucleotide sequence above comes from Oryza glaberrima chromosome 11, OglaRS2, whole genome shotgun sequence. Encoded proteins:
- the LOC127755375 gene encoding uncharacterized protein LOC127755375, encoding MAPPMQEGEERPGGSACVWMVTALLLLSVLAGGGCLAGYVVLPPHEAPHWLPAVGLALVALPWAFWVATCSYRCVRRRAADRQAMGSAAVAPAATGSMRSRADS
- the LOC127755137 gene encoding uncharacterized protein LOC127755137, whose product is MLLAAKNVRSIDRSSCCCLLCFSIAMATDRVEVDTARPFRSVREAVAVFGERILVGDGHSRRPSNGNGNATAAVVDIAIAKHEASSGSDATVSSPDAMEAEPEVEEDAAPAVVPMMYWAPSSPQSSPPPPNDGADADDERDGGVVDEEVTAAMMRSVKRLEAEVAETRQEVAQLKKRGSEMEMAVASLNAQLHRGLSKLAEMEAGDTAAAAAAAARRSIGGETDVSSAVATFRSERWGGVVGDRAAVSRATSCEYLPSFSHALSLGEVDDGELVGRRRKARKVKPIVPLIGDIIFSKRKSTKDKGDDGFYGNNGDLYSVLG